A stretch of the Argentina anserina chromosome 6, drPotAnse1.1, whole genome shotgun sequence genome encodes the following:
- the LOC126800091 gene encoding protodermal factor 1: MRNKASSSLFIWALVAGMLTHNLVIPVISTTLEDQKNYYTPDLCAVTPPSGNGGSPPGGSHGSPPSHHHHNPPSHGGYSYSPPSHGGYSPSPSPPSYCGTPSSRPSTPSTPSRPTTPTPTPTYGTPPSGGSPPVIVSPPLPFIGTPPIDPGTPGVPTPPYLPDPNSPPFTCTYWRNHPTVIWGLVGWWATLGHSFGLTSVPGFGSGSMNLHQALSNTRTDGLGELYREGTASLLNSMVDNRFHFTTAQVRDGFVRGLRSNKVATNQARLFRLANEGKLKPRA; the protein is encoded by the exons ATGAGGAACAAagcatcttcttctttgttcaTATGGGCTTTGGTTGCTGGCATGCTCACCCACAACCTGGTCATCCCTGTCATATCCACCACCCTTGAGGACCAGAAGAACTACTACACTCCAGACCTTTGTGCCGTAACTCCCCCTTCAGGCAACGGTGGAAGCCCTCCCGGAG GTTCGCATGGAAGTCCACCTTCCCATCATCATCACAACCCTCCCTCTCATGGAGGCTACA GCTACAGCCCTCCCTCTCACGGAGGCTACAGCCCTTCACCATCACCACCTTCCTACTGTGGTACCCCATCATCAAGACCATCAACTCCTTCAACCCCATCAAGACCTACAACTCCAACTCCAACTCCAACCTATGGAACTCCACCTTCAGGCGGTAGCCCCCCTGTCATTGTAAGCCCCCCACTCCCATTCATTGGAACTCCACCAATTGACCCCGGTACTCCAGGTGTTCCTACACCTCCCTATCTTCCTGATCCCAACTCCCCTCCCTTCACATGCAC CTACTGGAGGAACCACCCCACAGTGATATGGGGTCTTGTGGGCTGGTGGGCAACACTTGGCCATTCCTTTGGTCTGACTAGCGTTCCAGGGTTCGGATCAGGCTCCATGAACTTGCATCAAGCGCTTTCCAACACTCGCACTGatggacttggggaactcTACAGAGAAGGAACTGCTTCCTTGCTCAACTCTATGGTGGACAACAGGTTCCATTTCACTACCGCGCAAGTCAGGGACGGTTTTGTCAGAGGACTAAGATCGAACAAGGTAGCAACCAACCAAGCCCGTCTCTTCAGGCTGGCCAACGAGGGAAAACTCAAGCCCAGAGCTTGA